The Seleniivibrio woodruffii genome window below encodes:
- a CDS encoding ArsR/SmtB family transcription factor → MANNIFQLAEPVEDMLPKMKDRMPPETITLNMADTFKILCDHTRVKILYALSLSELCVADIAELAGVSQSAVSHQLRILRNSKLVTWKKSGKQVFYALQSEGVRVLIKKSMEHSSG, encoded by the coding sequence ATGGCCAATAATATATTTCAGTTAGCGGAACCAGTTGAGGACATGCTGCCCAAAATGAAGGACAGGATGCCGCCGGAGACCATTACATTAAATATGGCGGACACGTTTAAGATACTTTGCGACCACACCCGTGTCAAAATATTATATGCACTCTCCCTTTCAGAACTCTGCGTTGCGGACATAGCCGAGCTGGCCGGAGTCTCCCAGTCTGCCGTGTCTCATCAGCTTCGTATCCTCCGCAATTCAAAGCTGGTAACATGGAAAAAATCGGGCAAACAGGTTTTTTATGCTTTACAGAGTGAAGGTGTCAGAGTATTGATAAAAAAAAGTATGGAACATTCCTCCGGATGA
- the rplA gene encoding 50S ribosomal protein L1, which yields MARGKQYQTASGKIDAEKSYDLGEAIALAKEAAFAKFDESIDIAIKLGVNPKHADQMVRGSVSLPNGTGKDVKVLVFCKGEKQKEALDAGADFAGDDELIAKVQGGWTAFDKVVATPDMMVQVGKLGRVLGPRGLMPNPKVGTVTPDVAKVVKELKAGMIEFRVDKVGIIHTTVGKKSFENDKLDQNIRALLDTLIKMKPSSAKGQYVRGIALSATMGPGVKVDHHKLVNEL from the coding sequence ATGGCTAGAGGAAAACAGTACCAGACTGCCTCAGGTAAGATTGACGCAGAAAAATCTTACGATCTGGGAGAGGCTATAGCTCTCGCTAAGGAAGCCGCTTTCGCAAAATTCGACGAATCCATCGACATCGCTATCAAACTTGGTGTTAACCCCAAGCACGCTGATCAGATGGTTCGCGGTTCCGTAAGTCTTCCCAACGGTACAGGAAAAGATGTTAAGGTTCTTGTATTCTGCAAAGGCGAAAAACAGAAGGAAGCACTCGATGCGGGTGCGGATTTCGCAGGTGACGACGAACTTATCGCAAAGGTCCAGGGCGGATGGACAGCATTCGACAAAGTAGTGGCAACACCCGACATGATGGTTCAGGTTGGTAAACTGGGACGTGTACTCGGACCCAGAGGCCTTATGCCTAACCCCAAAGTCGGAACGGTAACTCCCGATGTGGCAAAAGTTGTGAAAGAGCTGAAAGCCGGTATGATTGAATTCCGTGTGGATAAAGTCGGTATCATTCACACTACAGTAGGCAAGAAAAGCTTCGAAAACGACAAACTCGATCAAAACATCAGGGCTCTTCTTGATACGCTTATCAAGATGAAGCCGTCCTCAGCAAAAGGACAATACGTCCGTGGTATCGCACTGTCAGCGACAATGGGACCCGGCGTAAAAGTAGACCATCACAAGCTGGTCAACGAACTGTAA
- the rplK gene encoding 50S ribosomal protein L11 — MAKKITGSVKLQIPAGKANPSPPVGPALGQRGVNIMEFCKSFNAKTQNMGDWIIPVVITVYEDRSFTFVTKTPPVTDMIKKELGIKSGATNVKKDVAGTLTKEQLKRVAEAKMPDLNTADIEQAMKIVAGSARSMGVKVKD, encoded by the coding sequence ATGGCCAAGAAAATAACAGGAAGCGTTAAACTGCAGATTCCTGCGGGCAAAGCAAACCCTTCGCCCCCCGTTGGTCCCGCTCTCGGTCAGAGAGGCGTGAACATAATGGAATTCTGCAAGTCGTTCAACGCTAAAACCCAGAACATGGGCGACTGGATCATTCCCGTGGTCATCACTGTTTACGAGGACAGAAGCTTCACTTTCGTGACTAAGACTCCCCCCGTAACAGACATGATCAAAAAAGAGCTGGGAATCAAAAGCGGTGCTACCAACGTTAAAAAAGACGTTGCAGGAACGCTGACAAAAGAACAGCTCAAAAGGGTCGCAGAGGCAAAAATGCCCGACCTTAACACCGCTGACATCGAGCAGGCAATGAAAATCGTTGCAGGTTCCGCACGCAGCATGGGTGTAAAAGTTAAAGACTAA
- the rplJ gene encoding 50S ribosomal protein L10 → MKRADKEELVSALTEQVKSADALFLANYKGLTFPQITAIRAAIKAQGSDFKVVKNTLLKIALHNNNITALDENLKEPTTCAIVTGDVAAIAKEFKKFAKSYDKFKIKGGYLDGNKLTAEDVNTLADLPSREELLAKMLGSMNAPVVNFVSLLANIPRSLLNVLNAVKDKKQN, encoded by the coding sequence GTGAAAAGAGCTGATAAAGAAGAATTAGTGAGTGCACTGACCGAACAGGTCAAAAGTGCCGATGCGCTGTTCTTGGCAAACTATAAGGGCCTTACCTTCCCCCAGATAACCGCTATTCGTGCGGCTATCAAAGCACAGGGAAGCGATTTCAAAGTAGTCAAGAACACGCTTCTGAAAATCGCCCTTCACAACAACAATATTACCGCTCTGGATGAAAATCTGAAAGAGCCCACTACTTGCGCTATCGTAACTGGTGATGTTGCCGCCATCGCCAAAGAATTCAAAAAATTCGCCAAGTCCTATGATAAGTTTAAGATCAAAGGCGGTTACCTTGACGGTAACAAACTCACAGCCGAAGATGTGAACACACTGGCAGACCTGCCGAGCAGAGAAGAACTGCTCGCCAAAATGCTTGGTTCAATGAACGCACCTGTCGTCAACTTCGTTTCGCTTCTTGCTAACATACCAAGAAGCCTGCTGAACGTCCTGAACGCTGTGAAAGATAAAAAACAGAATTAA
- the rpmG gene encoding 50S ribosomal protein L33, whose product MREKVILACTECKERNYSTTKNKKTTTGKLEFMKYCKRERKHTLHKETK is encoded by the coding sequence ATGAGAGAGAAAGTAATACTCGCTTGCACTGAGTGCAAAGAAAGAAATTATTCTACAACAAAGAATAAGAAAACGACAACAGGCAAACTGGAATTCATGAAGTACTGCAAGCGTGAACGCAAGCATACTCTTCATAAAGAAACAAAATAA
- the tuf gene encoding elongation factor Tu codes for MAKSKFERTKPHVNVGTIGHVDHGKTSLTAAITNILAKKGYAQFVDYGNIDKAPEERERGITIATAHVEYESDKRHYAHVDCPGHADYVKNMITGAAQMDGAILVVSAADGPMPQTREHILLARQVGVPYIVVFMNKIDMVDDEELIELVELEIRDLLSAYEFPGDDTPIIKGSALQALNDGDNPKWSQPILDLVQALDDYIQEPQRDIDKDFIMPIEDVFSISGRGTVVTGRVERGKVKVGEEVQIIGIRDTQKTTVTGIEMFRKLLDEGTAGDNVGILVRGIKKDDVERGQVLAKPNSITPHKKFKAEAYILAKEEGGRHTPFFSGYRPQFYFRTTDVTGIITLAEGVEMVMPGDNISCDVELITPIAMDPGLRFAIREGGRTVGAGVVVEISE; via the coding sequence ATGGCAAAATCCAAATTCGAAAGAACGAAACCTCACGTTAACGTTGGTACAATCGGCCACGTTGACCACGGTAAAACATCACTGACCGCAGCGATCACTAACATCCTTGCGAAGAAAGGCTACGCACAGTTCGTAGACTACGGTAACATCGACAAAGCTCCTGAAGAAAGAGAGCGCGGTATTACCATCGCAACAGCACACGTAGAGTATGAGTCTGACAAGCGTCACTATGCTCACGTTGACTGCCCCGGTCACGCCGACTACGTTAAGAACATGATCACCGGTGCTGCACAGATGGACGGCGCAATTCTCGTTGTGTCTGCCGCTGACGGCCCCATGCCCCAGACCCGTGAGCACATCCTGCTCGCTCGTCAGGTAGGCGTTCCTTACATCGTAGTATTCATGAACAAGATCGACATGGTAGACGACGAGGAACTTATCGAACTCGTTGAACTTGAAATCAGAGATCTTCTCTCTGCCTATGAGTTCCCCGGCGACGATACACCCATCATCAAAGGTTCCGCACTTCAGGCTCTTAACGACGGCGACAACCCCAAGTGGTCTCAGCCTATCCTTGACCTTGTGCAGGCACTTGATGACTACATTCAGGAACCCCAGCGTGATATCGATAAAGACTTCATTATGCCCATCGAGGACGTATTCTCCATCTCCGGCCGTGGTACAGTTGTAACCGGCAGAGTAGAGCGTGGTAAAGTCAAAGTCGGCGAAGAAGTCCAGATCATCGGTATCCGTGACACACAGAAAACAACCGTAACAGGTATCGAAATGTTCCGCAAACTTCTTGATGAAGGAACAGCTGGCGACAACGTAGGTATCCTTGTCCGCGGTATTAAAAAGGACGACGTTGAGCGCGGTCAGGTACTTGCTAAACCGAACTCAATCACTCCCCACAAGAAGTTCAAAGCTGAGGCATACATCCTTGCGAAAGAGGAAGGCGGACGTCATACACCTTTCTTCAGCGGCTACAGACCTCAGTTCTACTTCAGAACAACAGACGTTACAGGTATCATCACTCTTGCAGAAGGCGTAGAGATGGTAATGCCCGGCGATAACATCTCTTGTGATGTTGAACTTATCACACCCATCGCTATGGACCCCGGTCTTCGCTTCGCAATCCGTGAAGGCGGACGTACTGTTGGCGCAGGCGTGGTTGTCGAAATCTCGGAGTAA
- the recR gene encoding recombination mediator RecR encodes MKNRIFERCVGELSRLPGIGRKTAVRLALHLLKSDAQLVKNLAESMTELKEKTVFCKVCGNLAEEPICHICQDGYRKNGQLCVVEEAKDIFVLENTGFFRGLYHVLGGRISPLDGIGPQDLSIDRLLERIAAEGITEVIIATNPDIEGETTAIYLSKVLKNKGVRVTKIASGVPIGTNLEYTDELTLFKAMEQRTEFHD; translated from the coding sequence ATGAAGAACAGAATTTTTGAAAGGTGCGTGGGCGAGCTTTCAAGGCTTCCGGGCATCGGCAGAAAGACTGCGGTGCGCCTTGCGCTTCATCTTCTGAAATCCGACGCCCAGCTGGTCAAAAACCTTGCTGAGAGCATGACGGAGCTTAAGGAGAAGACCGTTTTCTGCAAAGTGTGCGGAAACCTTGCCGAAGAGCCTATCTGCCACATATGTCAGGACGGATACCGCAAGAACGGCCAGCTCTGTGTGGTTGAAGAGGCAAAAGACATCTTTGTTCTGGAAAACACAGGCTTCTTCCGTGGACTCTACCATGTTCTGGGCGGCAGAATATCCCCTCTGGACGGCATAGGCCCGCAGGATCTGTCTATCGACAGACTGCTTGAGCGCATTGCGGCGGAGGGAATCACTGAGGTGATAATCGCCACCAACCCCGACATAGAGGGCGAAACCACTGCAATCTATCTTTCAAAGGTTCTCAAAAACAAAGGCGTCCGTGTAACAAAAATAGCCAGCGGCGTGCCCATAGGCACCAACCTCGAATATACGGACGAGCTGACGCTTTTCAAGGCTATGGAACAGCGCACCGAATTTCACGATTAA
- the nusG gene encoding transcription termination/antitermination protein NusG: MAKQWYVVHTYSGFEKRVVTLLEEKVKNEGLKEQIDDVLIPTEDVVELKKGKKKISKKKTFPGYILVHMEMSTSNWHVVKSIPKVTGFVGGINPVPIPEQDVKAMIDLAKSQAPRIASRYVEGDKVEVVDGPFLGFTGTVEDVNPDKEKVRVIVSIFGRQTPVELDYLQVKRIG, from the coding sequence ATGGCAAAACAGTGGTATGTGGTACACACTTATTCCGGCTTCGAGAAGCGTGTTGTAACGCTCCTTGAGGAGAAGGTCAAAAACGAAGGGCTGAAAGAGCAGATTGATGATGTTCTCATCCCTACTGAAGACGTTGTCGAGCTGAAGAAAGGCAAGAAAAAGATCAGTAAGAAAAAGACTTTCCCCGGATACATACTGGTGCACATGGAGATGTCTACCTCCAACTGGCACGTTGTCAAAAGTATCCCCAAAGTAACCGGATTCGTAGGCGGCATTAACCCTGTTCCGATTCCTGAGCAGGACGTTAAGGCTATGATCGACCTTGCCAAGTCACAGGCTCCCAGAATCGCCTCCAGATATGTTGAAGGCGACAAGGTTGAGGTTGTGGACGGTCCCTTCCTCGGATTCACCGGTACGGTTGAAGACGTTAACCCCGACAAAGAGAAAGTCCGTGTTATCGTCAGCATTTTCGGAAGACAAACACCTGTGGAACTTGATTATCTGCAGGTTAAACGGATAGGCTGA
- a CDS encoding YbaB/EbfC family nucleoid-associated protein — translation MNIQQMMKQAQKMQKKMEEAQAEAALEVVEATAGGGMITVKVNGKQEIVGITIEKDVVDPNDVEMLQDLILAAVNEGLKKSQEVVQQKMSAVTGNLGINFPGMF, via the coding sequence ATGAACATTCAGCAAATGATGAAACAAGCTCAGAAAATGCAGAAAAAGATGGAAGAGGCTCAGGCCGAGGCGGCTCTTGAGGTTGTCGAAGCCACTGCCGGCGGCGGAATGATCACCGTTAAGGTGAACGGCAAGCAGGAGATAGTGGGCATAACCATTGAAAAAGACGTTGTTGACCCCAACGATGTTGAGATGCTTCAGGATCTCATTCTGGCGGCTGTCAACGAGGGACTTAAAAAATCACAGGAAGTGGTTCAGCAGAAGATGTCTGCTGTTACGGGCAATCTGGGCATCAACTTCCCCGGCATGTTCTAA
- the secE gene encoding preprotein translocase subunit SecE produces MIKVSEFYNEVKEELKKVVWATKESTVGTTAVVITICVVLAIFMGVVDFGLAKLTSFLY; encoded by the coding sequence ATGATCAAGGTGTCTGAGTTTTACAACGAAGTTAAGGAAGAGCTGAAAAAGGTGGTTTGGGCGACCAAAGAATCCACCGTCGGTACTACTGCCGTGGTTATCACCATTTGCGTGGTGCTTGCCATATTTATGGGTGTCGTCGATTTCGGCCTTGCCAAACTTACTTCGTTCTTATACTAG